From bacterium, the proteins below share one genomic window:
- a CDS encoding OsmC family protein, giving the protein MSRHTALIRWARGDAVFTDNAYSRGHTWTFDGGLTVPASASPAVVPVPHAVPENVDPEEAFVAALSSCHMLFFLSIAAKKRYTVDSYEDDACGHLGPDAAGREAITRVELRPRVRFSGDRVPTERDIARLHDLAHHHCFLANSVRFPVEVVPPDTGSA; this is encoded by the coding sequence ATGTCCCGCCACACCGCCCTGATCCGCTGGGCCCGCGGCGACGCCGTCTTCACCGACAATGCCTACAGCCGCGGCCACACCTGGACCTTCGACGGCGGCCTGACGGTGCCCGCCTCCGCCTCGCCCGCGGTGGTGCCGGTGCCCCACGCGGTGCCGGAGAACGTCGATCCGGAGGAGGCCTTCGTCGCGGCCCTCTCCAGCTGCCACATGCTCTTCTTCCTCTCCATCGCGGCGAAGAAACGGTACACGGTCGACTCCTACGAGGATGACGCCTGCGGACACCTTGGTCCGGACGCCGCCGGCCGCGAGGCCATCACGCGGGTCGAACTGCGGCCGCGGGTCCGGTTCTCCGGCGACCGCGTGCCGACGGAACGCGACATCGCCCGCCTGCACGACCTGGCCCACCACCACTGCTTCCTGGCCAACTCGGTGCGGTTCCCGGTGGAGGTCGTGCCCCCGGACACCGGGTCCGCCTAG
- a CDS encoding histone deacetylase family protein has protein sequence MFRIRRIHDDVLPVNREAVRQAQQILRDRIPDLAPDEFDAMVHNLRDPFAKRFRAILHVAEKAKGEVLGFALVLHEPALKFFYLDFIAAKARLTSRGIGGALYQRVREEALECGVQGIFFECLPDEPGDCADKALLAANRARLRFYEHYGARPLVANDYTRPLSPDSSCMPYLVVDTLGGAKAPSRRFVRAVARAILERKYRDLCPPDYVEAVVDSFRDDPCPLRPFRYTRGGEPEPVAPAVHRGEKIALFINESHDIHHVSDRGYVEAPVRVRRILAELDRGDAFEKLPVRERSLEAVRQVHDRGLVAYIRKVCGSLAENESVYPYVFPIRNAHRPPTDLGMRAGYYCIDTFTPLNRNAFLAARGAVDCALAGADALREGRRLAYALVRPPGHHAEHRVFGGFCYFNNAAVAAQSLAGLGRVAILDLDYHHGNGQQDIFYAREDVLTVSIHGHPSFAYPYFSGFAEEQGEGAGRGFNLNLPLPEAVDGERYREALGRALRRIRSFAPATLVVALGLDTAKGDPTGTWSLAARDFLENGRLVGGLHLPTLVVQEGGYRTRTLGTNADAFFTGLLKGTRE, from the coding sequence ATGTTCCGCATCCGACGCATCCATGACGACGTCCTGCCGGTCAATCGCGAGGCGGTCCGGCAGGCCCAGCAGATCCTCAGGGACCGGATCCCAGACCTGGCGCCCGACGAGTTCGACGCCATGGTCCACAACCTGCGCGACCCCTTCGCCAAGCGTTTCCGGGCGATCCTCCACGTGGCCGAGAAGGCCAAGGGGGAGGTTCTCGGCTTCGCCCTGGTGCTGCACGAGCCGGCACTGAAGTTCTTCTACCTCGACTTCATCGCGGCGAAGGCCAGGCTGACGAGCCGGGGCATCGGCGGCGCCCTCTACCAGCGCGTGCGCGAGGAGGCCCTGGAGTGCGGCGTGCAGGGCATCTTCTTCGAGTGCCTGCCGGACGAGCCCGGCGACTGCGCCGACAAGGCCCTCCTCGCCGCGAACCGGGCCCGGCTGCGCTTCTACGAGCACTACGGCGCCCGCCCGCTCGTCGCCAACGACTACACGCGTCCGCTCTCGCCGGACAGCTCGTGCATGCCCTATCTCGTCGTCGACACCCTGGGCGGCGCGAAGGCCCCGTCCCGCCGCTTCGTCCGCGCGGTGGCCCGCGCCATCCTGGAGCGGAAGTACCGGGACCTCTGCCCGCCGGACTACGTCGAAGCCGTGGTCGATTCGTTCCGGGACGATCCGTGTCCCCTGCGGCCCTTCCGCTACACCAGGGGCGGCGAGCCGGAGCCCGTCGCGCCGGCGGTCCACCGCGGCGAGAAGATCGCCCTGTTCATCAACGAGTCCCACGACATCCACCACGTCAGCGACCGCGGCTACGTCGAGGCCCCGGTGCGCGTGAGGCGCATCCTCGCGGAACTGGACCGGGGCGACGCCTTCGAGAAGCTGCCGGTGCGCGAGCGCTCGCTGGAGGCCGTCCGGCAGGTGCACGACCGGGGGCTGGTCGCGTACATCCGCAAGGTGTGCGGGAGCCTGGCCGAGAACGAGTCGGTCTATCCGTACGTGTTCCCCATCCGCAACGCCCACCGCCCCCCGACCGACCTCGGCATGCGGGCCGGCTACTACTGCATCGACACCTTCACGCCGCTCAACCGGAACGCGTTCCTGGCCGCCCGCGGCGCGGTCGACTGCGCCCTGGCCGGGGCGGACGCCCTGCGCGAAGGCCGACGGCTCGCCTACGCCCTGGTCCGGCCGCCCGGCCACCACGCCGAGCACCGCGTCTTCGGCGGGTTCTGCTACTTCAACAACGCGGCGGTGGCGGCCCAGTCGCTGGCCGGCCTCGGCCGCGTGGCGATCCTGGACCTGGACTACCACCACGGCAACGGCCAGCAGGACATCTTCTACGCGCGCGAGGACGTCCTGACGGTGTCGATCCACGGCCACCCGAGCTTCGCCTACCCCTACTTCTCGGGCTTCGCCGAAGAGCAGGGCGAGGGCGCCGGCCGGGGCTTCAATCTCAACCTGCCCCTGCCCGAGGCCGTGGACGGCGAGCGGTACCGGGAAGCTCTCGGCCGGGCGCTGCGGCGCATCCGCAGCTTCGCGCCGGCGACCCTCGTCGTGGCCCTGGGGCTCGATACGGCCAAGGGCGACCCGACGGGCACCTGGTCGCTGGCCGCGCGGGACTTCCTGGAGAACGGACGGCTCGTCGGGGGCCTGCACCTGCCGACCCTGGTCGTGCAGGAGGGCGGCTACCGCACGCGGACGCTGGGCACCAACGCCGACGCCTTCTTCACCGGTCTGCTGAAAGGAACACGGGAATGA
- a CDS encoding AbgT family transporter has protein sequence MPASGPAPSRGVAGFLGAIERVGNALPHPATLFAGLALLVVVLSGVFAALGIRATHPGTGEIIEPVSLVSIHGLHRILTELIHNFTGFAPLGTVLVSMLGIGVAERTGLIGAALRLLVLSAPRGLLTFLLVFSGILSNTASEVGYVLLVPLGAIIFQTVGRHPLAGMAAAFAGVSGGYSANLLLGTVDPLLSGLSEEAARIIDPAYIVNPACNWYFMIVSTFFIAAAGTWVTEKIVVPRLGRYGGEVAAEDLGELGPDEKRGLLYALVASLLFTGFLLWGTVPADGFLRDPATGDLLRSPFTRGIVAFIFFGATIMGIAYGVGAKTIRNDSDAIEGMGKSMETLGIYIVLCFFAAQFVAFFKWTNLGLIFAIKGAAALEAAGLGDIPLIVSFVILSAIINLAVGSASAKWAIMAPVFIPMFMLLGYSPELVQATYRVGDSVTNVISPLMSYFPLIVAFMKKYAGDAGIGTVVATMLPYSFTFFVVWTILLIAWLWLGLPLGPGAALKLG, from the coding sequence ATGCCAGCCTCCGGCCCCGCGCCGTCGCGCGGAGTCGCCGGCTTCCTCGGCGCCATCGAGCGCGTGGGCAACGCCCTGCCCCATCCCGCCACCCTGTTCGCCGGCCTGGCCCTGCTGGTCGTCGTCCTTTCGGGCGTCTTCGCGGCCCTGGGCATCCGGGCCACGCATCCGGGCACCGGGGAGATCATCGAGCCGGTCAGCCTGGTCAGCATCCACGGCCTGCACCGCATCCTCACCGAGCTGATCCACAACTTCACGGGCTTCGCGCCCCTGGGCACGGTGCTGGTCTCGATGCTGGGCATCGGCGTGGCCGAGCGCACCGGCCTGATCGGCGCGGCCCTGCGCCTGCTCGTGCTGTCGGCGCCGCGCGGGCTGCTCACCTTCCTGCTCGTGTTCTCGGGCATCCTGAGCAACACCGCCAGCGAAGTGGGCTACGTGCTGCTGGTGCCGCTGGGCGCCATCATCTTCCAGACCGTGGGGCGCCACCCCCTGGCGGGCATGGCGGCGGCCTTCGCCGGCGTGTCGGGCGGTTACAGTGCGAACCTGCTGCTGGGCACGGTCGATCCGCTGCTGAGCGGCCTCTCGGAGGAGGCGGCCCGGATCATCGACCCGGCCTACATCGTGAATCCGGCCTGCAACTGGTACTTCATGATCGTCTCGACCTTCTTCATCGCGGCGGCGGGCACCTGGGTCACGGAGAAGATCGTGGTGCCGCGCCTGGGCCGGTACGGCGGCGAGGTCGCGGCGGAAGACCTCGGCGAGCTCGGGCCCGACGAGAAGCGCGGCCTGCTCTACGCCCTGGTCGCCAGCCTGCTCTTCACCGGCTTCCTGCTGTGGGGCACGGTCCCGGCCGACGGCTTCCTGCGCGACCCGGCCACGGGCGACCTGCTGCGCTCGCCGTTCACCAGGGGCATCGTGGCCTTCATCTTCTTCGGCGCGACGATCATGGGCATCGCCTACGGCGTGGGGGCGAAGACCATCCGCAACGACAGCGACGCCATCGAGGGCATGGGCAAGAGCATGGAGACCCTCGGCATCTACATCGTGCTGTGCTTCTTCGCGGCCCAGTTCGTGGCGTTCTTCAAGTGGACGAACCTGGGCCTGATCTTCGCCATCAAGGGGGCGGCGGCCCTGGAGGCGGCGGGGCTGGGCGACATTCCGCTCATCGTGAGCTTCGTGATCCTCTCGGCGATCATCAACCTGGCCGTGGGCTCGGCCTCGGCCAAGTGGGCCATCATGGCGCCGGTCTTCATCCCCATGTTCATGCTGTTGGGCTACTCGCCCGAGCTGGTGCAGGCCACCTACCGCGTGGGCGACAGCGTGACCAACGTCATCTCGCCGCTCATGTCGTATTTCCCGCTCATCGTGGCCTTCATGAAGAAGTACGCCGGCGACGCGGGCATCGGCACCGTGGTGGCGACCATGCTGCCCTACTCGTTCACGTTCTTCGTGGTGTGGACGATCCTGCTGATCGCGTGGCTGTGGCTGGGGTTGCCGCTCGGGCCGGGAGCGGCGCTGAAGCTGGGGTAG
- a CDS encoding ABC transporter ATP-binding protein: MSHDTIISVKDLSREFGDKRALGAVNLEIPRGSVVGLLGPNGCGKTTLIKHLIGLLVPSHGEVRVFGTPAAELGPDQIARIGYVSQDADLLTWLNVGETVDLARAHQPHWDDALAARLLGEFGLERHANVGKLSGGQKQRLSIVLGVAHRPELLLLDEPAAALDPVVRQEFLDLLMDLIQDGERTIVISSHILTDVEKVIDRVLILDRGHVHCFQPLDDLREEYYRVSLRALSGEMPAELGLSGLKHLARERSSAVATVHNPDRAVLERELATLACTAEVRHLEFEEIYRLVVTGK; encoded by the coding sequence ATGAGCCACGACACCATCATCTCGGTGAAGGACCTGAGCCGGGAGTTCGGGGACAAGAGGGCGCTGGGCGCCGTGAATCTCGAGATCCCGCGGGGATCGGTCGTCGGCCTGCTCGGGCCCAACGGCTGCGGCAAGACGACGCTCATCAAGCACCTGATCGGGCTGCTGGTGCCGAGCCACGGCGAGGTCCGGGTCTTCGGCACGCCGGCCGCCGAACTGGGGCCCGACCAGATCGCCCGCATCGGCTACGTGAGCCAGGACGCCGACCTGCTCACCTGGCTCAACGTCGGCGAGACCGTCGACCTCGCCCGGGCCCATCAGCCCCACTGGGACGACGCCCTCGCCGCGCGGCTGCTGGGCGAGTTCGGGCTCGAACGGCACGCCAACGTGGGCAAGCTCTCGGGCGGCCAGAAGCAGCGCCTGTCCATCGTCCTCGGCGTGGCGCACCGCCCCGAACTGCTGCTGCTCGACGAGCCGGCCGCGGCCCTCGATCCGGTCGTGCGCCAGGAGTTCCTCGATCTGCTCATGGACCTGATCCAGGACGGCGAGCGCACCATCGTCATCTCGAGCCACATCCTCACCGACGTGGAGAAGGTCATCGACCGCGTGCTCATCCTGGACCGGGGGCACGTGCACTGCTTCCAGCCCCTGGACGACCTGCGCGAGGAGTACTACCGGGTCAGCCTGCGGGCGCTGTCCGGCGAGATGCCGGCCGAGCTCGGGCTGAGCGGGCTCAAGCATCTGGCGCGCGAGCGCTCCTCCGCCGTGGCGACGGTCCACAACCCGGACCGCGCCGTCCTCGAGCGCGAGCTCGCGACCCTGGCCTGCACCGCCGAGGTGCGCCATCTGGAGTTCGAGGAGATCTACCGCCTGGTCGTGACGGGAAAGTGA
- a CDS encoding D-alanine--D-alanine ligase, whose translation MNVGLTYDLRDDYLAMGYSDEETAEFDRISTIDAIAGAIAACGHHVDRIGHARALIRRLAAGDRWDLVFNIAEGLRGVAREAQVPAILEVYGIPCVFSDPLVSALTLHKGMTKRVLRDAGLPTPVFLEVTRLADLDGLDLPYPLFAKPLAEGTGKGIDGRSVIDDPVRLRECCADLLARFRQPVLVETYLPGREFTVGIVGTGERAEVVGTLEIILLEGAEGGAYSYVNKEYCEELVEYRHVTRDDPAVVAAESLSLAAWRVLGCRDGGRLDLRADATGAPQIMEINPLAGLHPEHSDLPMIATAVGMPYVELIRRILDSAAERVGAEPPLREEVVLEGARAAQQGAGGCAS comes from the coding sequence GTGAACGTCGGACTGACCTACGACCTGCGGGACGACTACCTGGCGATGGGCTACAGCGACGAGGAGACGGCCGAGTTCGACCGCATCTCCACCATCGACGCCATCGCCGGGGCGATCGCCGCCTGCGGGCACCACGTCGACCGCATCGGGCACGCCCGGGCGCTGATCCGGCGCCTGGCCGCAGGTGATCGCTGGGACCTGGTCTTCAACATCGCCGAGGGCCTGCGCGGGGTCGCCCGCGAGGCGCAGGTGCCGGCCATCCTCGAGGTGTACGGCATCCCGTGCGTGTTCAGCGACCCGCTGGTGTCGGCGCTGACCCTGCACAAGGGCATGACGAAGCGCGTGCTGCGCGACGCCGGCCTGCCCACGCCGGTCTTCCTGGAGGTGACGCGCCTGGCCGACCTCGACGGGCTGGACCTGCCCTATCCCCTCTTCGCCAAGCCGCTGGCCGAGGGCACCGGCAAGGGCATCGACGGCCGCTCGGTGATCGACGATCCGGTGCGTCTGCGCGAGTGCTGCGCCGACCTGCTGGCGCGGTTCCGGCAGCCGGTGCTCGTCGAGACCTACCTGCCGGGACGCGAGTTCACGGTCGGCATCGTCGGCACCGGCGAGCGGGCCGAGGTGGTCGGCACCCTCGAGATCATCCTGCTGGAGGGCGCCGAAGGGGGCGCCTACTCGTACGTGAACAAGGAGTACTGCGAGGAGCTCGTCGAGTACCGCCACGTGACCCGCGACGACCCGGCGGTGGTCGCGGCCGAGTCGCTCTCGCTGGCGGCCTGGCGCGTGCTGGGCTGCCGCGACGGCGGACGGCTGGACCTGCGGGCCGACGCCACGGGCGCGCCCCAGATCATGGAGATCAACCCGCTGGCCGGTCTGCACCCGGAGCACTCCGACCTCCCGATGATCGCCACGGCGGTGGGCATGCCCTACGTCGAGCTGATCCGGCGGATCCTGGACTCGGCGGCCGAGCGCGTCGGCGCGGAACCGCCCCTGCGGGAGGAGGTCGTCCTTGAAGGTGCTCGTGCTGCACAACAGGGTGCCGGAGGGTGCGCCTCCTGA
- a CDS encoding KamA family radical SAM protein, which translates to MRHRIRTAEQIEPLLELSPSERRALMQGGDNLPLGITPYYFSLLDPRNPQQPLRRTVVPQFAEFLTTPGEAEDPLHEEDDSPVPGIVHRYPDRVLFLVHDHCATYCRYCTRSRVVGQGELTPNRDHLERGLDYIRRTPAVRDVLLSGGDPLTLSDEKLAWLLGELRSIPHVQFIRIGTMVPLVMPQRVTPKLVRILRRFHPLWMSIHFTHPDECTPEAVRACRRLADAGIPLGAQTVLLRGVNDDVDTMRRLVHYELMMRVRPYYLYQCDPISGSAHFRTPVTKGLEIIRGLRGWTTGYAVPTFVVDAPGGGGKIPLHPEAVIGYEGDDLLLRGYTGGVHRYPDPGKHLEVLT; encoded by the coding sequence ATGCGCCACCGCATCCGCACCGCCGAGCAGATCGAGCCGCTGCTCGAGCTCAGCCCGTCCGAGCGCCGGGCCCTGATGCAGGGCGGCGACAACCTGCCGCTGGGCATCACCCCCTACTACTTCAGCCTGCTCGACCCCCGGAACCCGCAGCAACCGCTGCGGCGGACGGTCGTGCCGCAGTTCGCGGAGTTCCTGACCACGCCGGGCGAGGCCGAGGACCCGCTGCACGAGGAGGACGACTCCCCGGTGCCGGGCATCGTCCACCGCTATCCGGATCGGGTGCTCTTCCTGGTGCACGACCACTGCGCGACCTATTGCCGCTACTGCACGCGCTCGCGCGTCGTCGGCCAGGGCGAACTCACGCCGAACCGCGACCACCTCGAACGCGGCCTGGACTACATCCGCCGCACGCCCGCGGTGCGCGACGTGCTGCTGTCCGGCGGCGACCCGCTCACGTTGAGCGACGAAAAGCTGGCCTGGCTGCTGGGCGAGCTGCGCTCCATTCCGCACGTCCAGTTCATCCGCATCGGGACGATGGTGCCCCTGGTCATGCCCCAGCGGGTCACGCCGAAGCTGGTGCGCATCCTGCGGCGGTTCCACCCGCTCTGGATGAGCATCCACTTCACGCATCCGGACGAGTGCACGCCCGAGGCGGTCCGTGCCTGCCGGCGGCTCGCCGACGCGGGCATCCCCCTCGGCGCCCAGACGGTGCTGCTCCGGGGCGTCAACGACGACGTGGACACCATGCGGCGCCTGGTGCACTACGAACTCATGATGCGGGTGCGCCCCTACTACCTGTACCAGTGCGACCCGATCTCCGGCTCGGCGCACTTCCGCACGCCCGTGACGAAGGGTCTGGAGATCATCAGGGGACTGCGCGGCTGGACCACCGGCTACGCCGTCCCCACCTTCGTGGTCGACGCGCCCGGCGGGGGCGGCAAGATCCCCCTGCACCCCGAGGCCGTCATCGGCTACGAGGGCGACGACCTGCTGCTGCGCGGCTACACCGGTGGCGTGCACCGCTATCCCGACCCCGGGAAGCACCTGGAGGTCCTCACGTGA
- a CDS encoding D-alanine--D-alanine ligase has translation MKVLVLHNRVPEGAPPDEADVLVQADAVAGALAGLGHAVATLDCDLDLARLQTELAARRPDAVFNLVEGLAGSGRLIHLVPAVLAALGVPFAGCTADAFAVTSHKVLAKRLLRGAELPTPDWLMAEAPDGPAAAAAPDRRWIIKSVWEDASLGLDDDAVVTAPAAAVRARLAARAGQAGAPWFAEEYIAGREFNIALLDGPDGPTVLPHAEMEFRDFPPGKPHIVGYAAKWHDETFEFSHTVRRFDLPPEDAPLLAELSRLSLACWRAFDLRGWARVDFRVDAAGRPWILEANVNPCLAPDAGFAAALDRAGIPFQDAVARMLTAAG, from the coding sequence TTGAAGGTGCTCGTGCTGCACAACAGGGTGCCGGAGGGTGCGCCTCCTGACGAGGCCGACGTCCTGGTGCAGGCCGACGCGGTGGCGGGGGCCCTGGCCGGCCTGGGCCACGCCGTCGCGACGCTCGACTGCGACCTGGATCTGGCCCGCCTGCAGACCGAACTGGCCGCCCGGCGGCCCGACGCCGTGTTCAACCTCGTGGAGGGCCTGGCCGGCAGCGGCCGCCTGATCCATCTCGTCCCGGCGGTCCTGGCCGCGCTGGGCGTCCCCTTCGCCGGCTGCACGGCCGACGCCTTCGCCGTCACGTCGCACAAGGTCCTCGCCAAGCGCCTGCTGCGCGGCGCGGAGCTGCCGACGCCCGACTGGCTGATGGCGGAGGCCCCGGACGGACCGGCCGCGGCCGCCGCGCCGGATCGCCGCTGGATCATCAAATCGGTGTGGGAAGACGCCTCGCTCGGCCTGGACGACGACGCCGTGGTCACGGCCCCGGCCGCCGCGGTCCGCGCGCGGCTCGCGGCACGGGCCGGTCAGGCGGGCGCCCCCTGGTTCGCCGAGGAGTACATCGCCGGGCGCGAGTTCAACATCGCCCTGCTCGACGGCCCGGACGGCCCGACGGTCCTGCCCCACGCCGAAATGGAATTCCGCGACTTCCCGCCGGGCAAGCCGCACATCGTGGGCTACGCCGCCAAATGGCACGACGAGACGTTCGAGTTCTCCCACACGGTGCGCCGCTTCGATCTGCCCCCGGAGGATGCCCCGCTGCTGGCCGAGCTGTCGCGCCTGTCGCTGGCGTGCTGGCGGGCGTTCGATCTGCGCGGCTGGGCCCGGGTCGATTTCCGCGTCGATGCCGCCGGACGTCCCTGGATCCTCGAGGCCAACGTCAATCCCTGCCTGGCGCCGGACGCGGGCTTCGCCGCGGCCCTGGACCGGGCGGGCATTCCCTTCCAGGACGCGGTCGCCCGCATGCTGACCGCGGCCGGGTGA
- a CDS encoding GNAT family N-acetyltransferase: MTTNPDQVSGGARFREAVTPADVAAVRDLVAATGFFNAEEIAIAAELVDERLAKGADSGYEFVFVDGETGLAGYSCYGRIPCSTCSWDLYWIAVAPDRQGDGLGRRLLELTEQRIAAAGGVAVYAETSGRAQYEPTRAFYVRRGYATGAVFDDFYAPGDAKYVFVKSLR, translated from the coding sequence ATGACGACGAATCCTGATCAGGTCTCCGGCGGAGCGCGCTTCCGCGAGGCGGTGACGCCGGCCGATGTCGCCGCGGTGCGGGACCTCGTCGCGGCGACCGGTTTCTTCAACGCCGAGGAGATCGCCATCGCCGCCGAGCTGGTCGACGAGCGGCTCGCCAAGGGGGCCGACAGCGGCTACGAGTTCGTCTTCGTCGACGGCGAGACCGGCCTGGCCGGCTACAGCTGCTACGGCCGCATCCCCTGCAGCACCTGCAGCTGGGACCTCTACTGGATCGCGGTGGCTCCGGACCGCCAGGGCGACGGACTCGGTCGCCGCCTGCTCGAGCTGACCGAGCAGCGCATCGCCGCGGCCGGCGGCGTGGCGGTCTACGCCGAGACGAGCGGTCGCGCGCAGTACGAACCGACGCGGGCCTTCTACGTGCGCCGCGGCTATGCGACCGGAGCGGTCTTCGACGATTTCTACGCGCCGGGCGACGCCAAGTACGTCTTCGTCAAGTCGCTGCGCTGA
- a CDS encoding PocR ligand-binding domain-containing protein, protein MARDPRRDDRSPTADFEIIPDPRLHIRSLPSVGSAATATDAEAPAIDLRAILDEQRIQSIMDDFHALTGMVTAILDLDGNVLEATGWQDLCTKFHRVHPVTSRNCTESDLALAGGLAPGQFADYHCRNGLRDVVTPLYIRGRHVGNIFTGQFFYDDDEVDEADFAARAREHGFDVDAYMEAFRRIPRYSRETIAHLMGFLVRMTEHISQIGLANQELAREIRVRQEAEAGVREGRAQLQAVVHAIPDLVWMKDPDGVYLLCNERFEQFFGAPASAILGRTDADFLTPAEVEFFRGHDRRAMERGRPTMNIEEVVFKADGHRETLETVKTPIRDEQGRVTGVLGIGRDITARVAAEKSLHEKESRLRDAQRMESIGRLAAGVSHDLNNLLTPILGYAQVIAEGIDRDNPHREALGQISYAGERARDLVAQLLAFGRRQTLQYRTVDLNAAAERIEGLLGRSLRPNVRLVLDLDPSLPPIRADLGQIEQVIMNLALNAADAMPEGGELRIATTTIAAPGRDDAAMGPGPWVRLAVSDSGHGMDAETVARIFEPFFSTKGEMGTGLGLATVHGIVKQHGGEIDVLSAPGRGTTFRLDLPAMAADPDGVVAVPASRVPDGAVPAAAPESRTILLVEDNEQVRSLAATILERQGYRVRQAASGEEALPLFAGLEAPCDLLVTDVIMPGMTGRELYDKAVRRHPDLPVLFMSGFTDRDFALDAEAPRRERFLAKPFTVPDLVAQVRELLAEAAPRKA, encoded by the coding sequence ATGGCTCGCGATCCACGACGTGACGACCGCTCGCCCACCGCAGACTTCGAGATCATCCCCGACCCGCGGCTTCACATCCGCTCGCTGCCGTCCGTCGGCTCCGCTGCGACCGCCACGGACGCGGAGGCGCCGGCCATCGACCTGCGCGCCATCCTCGACGAACAGCGGATCCAGTCCATCATGGACGACTTCCACGCCCTGACCGGCATGGTCACGGCCATCCTCGACCTCGATGGCAACGTGCTCGAGGCCACGGGCTGGCAGGATCTCTGCACGAAGTTCCACCGCGTGCATCCGGTCACCTCGCGCAACTGCACCGAGAGCGACCTGGCCCTGGCCGGCGGCCTCGCGCCCGGCCAGTTCGCCGACTACCACTGCAGGAACGGCCTGCGCGACGTCGTCACGCCGCTGTACATCCGTGGCCGGCACGTGGGCAACATCTTCACGGGCCAGTTCTTCTACGACGACGACGAGGTCGACGAGGCGGACTTCGCGGCCCGGGCCCGGGAGCACGGCTTCGACGTCGACGCCTACATGGAGGCGTTCCGGCGCATCCCCCGCTACAGCCGCGAGACCATCGCCCACCTCATGGGCTTCCTCGTGCGCATGACCGAGCACATCTCCCAGATCGGGCTGGCGAACCAGGAACTCGCCCGGGAGATCCGCGTGCGGCAGGAGGCCGAGGCGGGGGTGCGCGAAGGGCGGGCGCAGTTGCAGGCGGTGGTCCACGCGATCCCGGACCTGGTCTGGATGAAGGATCCCGACGGGGTCTACCTGCTGTGCAACGAACGCTTCGAGCAGTTCTTCGGGGCTCCGGCCAGTGCGATCCTGGGCCGGACGGACGCCGACTTCCTGACGCCCGCGGAAGTGGAGTTCTTCCGCGGCCACGATCGGCGCGCCATGGAGCGGGGGCGGCCGACCATGAACATCGAGGAGGTCGTGTTCAAGGCCGACGGCCACCGCGAGACCCTCGAGACGGTCAAGACCCCCATCCGGGACGAGCAGGGGCGCGTCACGGGGGTGCTCGGCATCGGCCGCGACATCACGGCCCGGGTGGCGGCCGAGAAGTCGCTCCACGAGAAGGAGTCGCGGCTGCGCGACGCCCAGCGCATGGAGTCGATCGGCCGTCTGGCCGCGGGCGTCTCCCACGACCTGAACAACCTGCTCACGCCGATCCTGGGCTACGCGCAGGTGATCGCCGAGGGGATCGACCGCGACAACCCCCATCGCGAGGCGCTCGGCCAGATCTCCTACGCCGGCGAACGGGCCCGCGATCTCGTGGCGCAGCTGCTGGCCTTCGGGCGCCGGCAGACCCTGCAGTACCGGACGGTCGACCTGAATGCCGCCGCCGAGCGGATCGAGGGTCTGCTGGGCCGCTCGCTGCGGCCGAACGTCCGCCTCGTGCTCGACCTCGACCCGTCGCTGCCGCCGATCCGGGCCGATCTCGGCCAGATCGAGCAGGTGATCATGAACCTCGCCCTGAACGCGGCCGACGCCATGCCCGAGGGCGGCGAGCTCCGCATCGCGACCACCACCATCGCGGCGCCCGGCCGGGACGACGCGGCCATGGGGCCGGGTCCCTGGGTCCGGCTCGCCGTCTCCGATTCGGGACACGGCATGGACGCCGAGACGGTGGCCCGGATCTTCGAACCCTTCTTCTCCACGAAGGGCGAGATGGGCACCGGCCTGGGCCTGGCCACGGTGCACGGCATCGTGAAGCAGCATGGTGGCGAAATCGACGTCTTGAGCGCGCCGGGCAGGGGCACCACATTCCGCCTCGACCTGCCCGCCATGGCGGCCGATCCGGATGGCGTCGTGGCCGTGCCGGCGAGTCGCGTCCCGGACGGCGCCGTCCCCGCGGCCGCGCCGGAGTCGAGAACCATCCTCCTCGTCGAGGACAACGAGCAGGTGCGGAGCCTGGCGGCGACGATCCTCGAGCGGCAGGGCTACCGGGTGCGGCAGGCTGCCAGCGGCGAGGAGGCCCTGCCCCTGTTCGCGGGCCTCGAGGCGCCCTGCGACCTGCTCGTGACCGACGTGATCATGCCCGGCATGACCGGCCGCGAACTCTACGACAAGGCCGTGCGGCGCCATCCGGACCTGCCGGTGCTCTTCATGTCGGGCTTCACCGACCGGGACTTCGCCCTGGACGCGGAGGCCCCCCGACGCGAGCGCTTCCTGGCCAAACCGTTCACCGTGCCGGACCTCGTGGCCCAGGTGCGCGAGCTGCTCGCCGAGGCCGCGCCCCGGAAGGCGTGA